atctttacatgttTTAGttgaacaattttataattaagatgTTTTACAAAgatattttaggaaaaaaataataaatattgtttctggagatatgtattttttatattttttgttttgaaaagtacataaattcattctaaaattatctcagaaataaatttatttttatgtctctttcttcaatcaaatatatttatgttttcaatGTCTTCATCTTTTCTATCTCAAAACAATAACTAAACGCTACCGTAGTGAAATATATATTAGGtattatgatataatttttttttaaaaaatatatttaaataattttttttatatttttatattttaatattttaatattaacacattaaaattattaaaaaacactaaaaaaataacaatttaatatttttggatacaaactcacttttaaaacacatttaaataAGTTTCAAATGCAAAAACAATCAGTGCTTAAAGTTACCTCATGATCTCACTTCATTGCAAAACATATGAGCCATCAGCCAGCCCcaataatttatcataaaacGCCCGTTTTGACCGCGTTTTCATGCGGCTAGACCAACCCTTGGGGTTCTCTCATAAAACTCTCTCAAACACAATCACTAATCGAAATTGCGTTCGTCTTTGACTCTTGAATACAGAGAATGGGAATACCATCTGAGCTAAGGCATTACTGGGCACAAAAAACTTTAACCAATCAAAACCTTAATCATAAtggttatgatattaataattgtaATGGAAGATCTTTGTTGATTGCTTCTCCAGCTGAAGAACAGAAGATTTTGCAAGCTAGACTTTGTACTCAAGGTTCTTATTCTTAGCTTTCTTTTTATACTTctcatttttccttttgttctttTGCGTGTATCTGTATTATTACTGTTTCTGGATCAGATTTAATAGTTCCTTTGCATAAAGTACTTATCTTTCtgtttttgttagattttacATTCATCAATTCATGGACCCAAATCAGCAAAATTGATAAaagcctgtttttttttttttaattattatgggTCAAATTAATAGAGTGCTTCCTAGCATACaaagcttcttctttttgttaaattttggaATCATCAATTCAATGGCCCAGTTCAGAGAAGATGATATATTGACTGGTTTTCTGGGTAATTTTTGCAGAGGGTGTACGTGCAGGAGTCAAAGCAGCTGTTATCACCTGCGTTGCCACTGCAGTGCCTACAGTATGTTATGATCTTATAAACTCTTtgctatttcaattttttttttcatgataatgtGAGCCTGGGAGCCGATGATTGTTTAATTTCTGATTCTGTGTGCGCTTGCTGATGTATTTTATGATTAGGATCTGTCAGTTTAGAAGCTTCAATTGCTGCGTTTGAGCTCTATTTTTAACCACATGAGATTATCTCGCTGTAATTtcacatgttaataattttggGAGGAATGGGAAATTTTCTGCCAGTAATgttttgcttgattttatttgcttttcaagTGAATTTAGCTGCAAAAGATTTATCTAAAGCTCCTCTGGTGCTAGATTGTTAAGTATAGGTAAACAGATGAGCAAATTTTAATAGCtaaagttaaaaagaaattggtATATGCTCTGGAATCAAATTTAATCTGAGGGATTAATTGTTTGTCGCAAATTGGAACATCTTAACACTTTGATGGTCTCCATACAATGACATTAATAGAACCTTTTAAACTACCATGCCATATAGCAGTCTGGGAAATATTGTCTAGGAAAAAAACTCAGCTTCAATCTGTGATGGATGGTCCATCCCCTGGAATAAAGGGAAGTCAAACTGAGTAGAATAAAGAATGATGTTGGTGATGGATAGCCTGTTGTTGCCAAGACTAATAACCACTTGGAGATGGGCTTTCATGGAGTTTGAGTTTCTCAGTTCAAATCAGTCCCTTTGTCAGCTCTgtaattttatagaaagtaaTGGCAAAAACTTGTGCAACTTGGCTTTAACCTAGCTGACCAATAAATTATGAGTAAGGGATCATGGACTTCAATTGAAAGCCCTGCTTCTGTCATCTTCTTTTAAGCCTCCTTTCATTATTGAAGCAATCTGACAGTTTAGGAAACTGTTTATTTGTGCTGTTCGATTGATAAGTTGTGGGTAACTCATTGTTAAGTAAAACATAGGGGGAAAAAAGGAGCCTAGTATGCGTGCGCGTGCGTGCGTGCTTCCATATCAATTGAGATCAAGAGAGGACAAAATGTGGATTCAACTATTGTAGAAAAAGAACACTAATGCATTCTTCTGTTTTCAATCAACATGGAAATAGGTGCAtccatatttttctttgacatCCCTTATTCACCAGTATAGCTTTGGTGGCATTTAAACTTGATACATTCTACTTGAAAAGGGCTGAGAATGTTTTATCATTATTGTGTTTCTTTTGAATCTCCAGCTAACTGCTGTTCGCGTGATTCCTTGGGCAAAGGCTAACCTCAACTACACTGCTCAGGCACTCATTATATCTGCTGGTATGATATTAATATCATCGGAAGAGTTTCTAACCTGTTTTTCTATTCCATGTTTCACACATGGaaagttattttttccttctttgccTTTGCCTTTGATAtcgttttttgtttcttttttttttttgggggggggggggggagctgTTATTTAGAGGAGCTTGCTCAAAATCCCTGAAAGATTTAAGAGCAATGTGGACTTCTGTCACATGAGTTACATCTTGCATGGTGCCAGCATATATTCATGCATGAAGGTACCAAGTAGCGGTTTATGGGAAATCtaatgtcttgatttttttgtgatttcaaCAGCATCAATTGCTGCATACTTCATCACTGTTGACAAAACTATCTTGGAGTGTGCAAGAAGAAATGCTCATTACAATAAAAGAGATTGAGAGAATGTTACGAAGTGCAGTTTTATGTTGGAATCATGTCTCCAATACCAAAACACATTGCTGTCTGTTGTGCTAGAGGTCTGGGATTTTGACAGTAAGACCATTGTTGGGCAGTGATATTTTACTTTTGGTCCCTCTCACCATGCGAAGATAAGATGAGTGGACTTTTTAGCATATTTCAGTGAGGATTTCTTTTGTGACAATGTTGCTTTATCTTATTAAGAATTGCATAAAGTTTGATGCCATCTCTATGTTATTAGGTGGTGGCACttgtttatagtgtttttttgcAACCTTTTCTATTTgtgtttttagaaataaaatgcaCTAAAGAAGTTTCCGCTGGAATTTGATTCCATTGCCAGATGAAGCAAGGCAAATGGAAGAAATTAGTGGGTACTCATCGATCCATCTTGGTGTTTTGTTGAAAGGAACACTTAAATTTCAAATCTGAGAGTAAAAAGTGATTATATTAGCTTTTATTTATCAACTTCAGGTGCTAGAGCTTATCCTTttgaattgtcaaaaaaataGTTGCCTTCCAAGAGAAGAGACAATGACATCCTGGATGATATCAAGATTTTGATTGGTGAGAGGAAACGGTCCATATTCACTGGCGTTTTAGACTCTCAAATGTGTGATTTTTCATGGATACTGTATGAACAGAACATACTAGACCTTTGAAACACAGCTTGTTTGCATGATGGCTGCTACCACCACAACGCCCGCATTTCTTACACTGCAAGACCGAGTAGCCATAGTCACAGGGTCTTCCTGTGGCATCGGCAAAGCAATAGCCATCAACTTAGCCTCACTGGGTGCAAAACTTGTCATCAATTACACTTCTAACAAGGAGCAAGCTGAACTTGTAGCTAAGGAGATCACTTCTGGTTGTGTTGATGGTATCCCACGAGCTGTCGTGGTCCAAGCTGATGTATCTGAGCCTGTGCATGTGAAGTTATTGTTTGATGAGGCTGAAAGAGTGTTTGGATCACAGGTTCATGTCTTTGTTAATTCAGCTTCCATTGCTGATTCTAAGTATCATACCATCGCTAACACTTCTGTGGTGGATTTTGATCGTATTTTCAGGTTCTTTAATAGGTAACTTGGTTAATAAAACTTGTTTAGTGAATTTAATGTCGCATAATCCAGTTTGTGTGCTTTTGTTTCAGTGTCAATTTGCCGAGGAACATTCTCATGTTGCAAAGAGGCCGCAAACCGGGTAAAACGAGGTGGGGTAGAATTATATGGCTGTCAAGCTCATTGGAGGGTTTATTGAAGCCAAAAATAGCAACATATACAGCATCAAAGGCAGCAGTTGAGACAATGACAAAAATACTTGCAAAGGAACTCAAAGGGACTGGTATCACTGCAAACTGTGTTAAAAGAGTGATGGAGGAGTGCCCACATGGGAGGCTTGGCGAGACCAAGGATCCTTCTGTTGGGTTCTTGGCTAGTGATGCTAGTGAGTGGATCAATGGACGGTTATTGGTATTAATGGTGGCATTGCCTAGAGTTTGGCTTGTGCAGTACTTTGAAATTTGTATCCTCTATATTAATGCGACTATCTTCCCTGTAATTTGATTATTACTCTTGTAGAGTTATACTTGCCTTCACAATTCTACTCTTTTATGCAAAGTGAAAATGTGGTGACAAGCAATAAACTGCTGATAGATAAATGctgaaaatttaagaaaaactcTCCTCCTCCCCCTCCTCCTCTAGTACAAATCAATATGGTTCATGAAGAACAATAGTTTACAAACTTACCACGGATCGTGTCTCAAAATATACCACATAACTATTAGAGAATTCAACTTGGGAAAAGAAAATGGTTATTTTGAACGGCTAAGTTGCAGTAAACACCTTTCTTAAACATAGCCACCATTGACACGAATAACTTGTCCATTTATCCATTCACCGGCATCACTAGCCAAGAACCCAACAAGAGGAGCTACATCCTTGGTCTCGCCAAGCCTCCCATGCGGGCACGCCTCAATCACTCTGTTCACATACTCCTCACTCCTACCGAAGAACATTTCAGTGGCAATTGGCCCTGGTGCCACACAATTTGCAGTAATACCAGTCCCTTTGAGCTCCTTTGCTAGTATTTTTGTCATTGTCTCCACTGCTGCTTTTGATGCCGTGTATGTTGCTGAATTTGGCCTCAATGCACCTACGGATGAGCTTGATATCAAAATGATTCTACCCCCACCACCCTGTTTAATTCTCTTTGCTGCCTCTTTGCAGCATAAGAACGTGCCTCTGCAATTGACACTGAAACAAAAACATACAATTTTAAACACAAGATAGAACAAAGTTAGAGCTTTTTATATCAAGaaaaccatagaaaaaaaaagaagaagaagcggaAAACACCAATTTCATGAACCAATTAAATCAGAAAAGGTACCTGAAAAGACGATCAAAATCCTCTACTGAAGTGTTGGCAATTGTAGGGTGCTTGCAATGGCAGCTGAATTGACCAAGACATGAACCTGTGATCCAAACACTCTTTCAGCCTCATCAAACAATAACTTAACCTGGGTAGGCACAGAAATGTCAGCTTGAACCACTGTAGCATGTGGGGTATTCTCAGAACAGCAAGAATTGATCTCTTCAGCTACAAGATCAGCTTGGTCCTTGTTAGAAACGTAATTGATGACAAGTTTTGCACCTAATGAGGCCAAGTGGATGGCTATGGCTTTACCAATGCCTCGGGATGAGCCTGTTACTATGGCTACCCGATCTTGAAGTGGGAGAGATGATGGGTTCACCAGGTCTGTTGTTGCCATTTGATGGATGGAAAGTATTGGTGAATAACAACTATGGTAATTTATGGCTGAGAGTTGATGAAATAAGCAGCAATTATGTGTGTAATCAAAAGCCTTGATGACATCAGGAGGATGTCTAAAAAAATTCGTAAAGGAACACAgtttataaaatatacaaaatatctTGTAGTTACATGAGTTCCATATGACAATTACAACATGCTGACTCATAAATACAATCTATcacttttatttcatattttttatttacaacacGCAAgtcatatataattttacaattttatttaaaatttatactcgaattttttttctttttttttcctcctcacTCTCTCTCCCCATGGCCACCTGCCTCTCCCTTTTCACCACCGTCAACAACCTCCCCCCTCcccaccacaaaaaaaaaaaaacaacctaacaACATAAAATCACTTATCTCTCTCTCTAGCCTTGGATTGCTAgccatttctttctctctccaccgCGACTCATCCATTTTCAGTCAAAATAACCACCACGGGTCATTATCATCATCCACATTCTATATGTAGAGGTATATTAAACACTTACTCTCTATCAATTTGATGTGTGTGTTAATTTAATTGTATAGAATGTTAAAGTTTTGAATTAGAAATTATGTTAGTTAGATATAAAATAAGttgataattatgttattttgtaaaataatcaattattttaggttgttgttgattgtgaattaacaaaattattttgtaagagTTAGTGTtgatttagattaaattatggattataccgaattacatataaaataataatattagctatgaaatacataaatttgattaataattttattatagtagTGAAATTTGATGAATGTAAGTGTTCGCCAATTAATTTGATGACTTTAGATTTTGGTTGATTATATTACTATtatggttttattaataaattatgcaCTTTAATTAAcccaagatattaataaattagaattgtgttttgttgtgtTATTTGACAGAACGTCTggtaatttagaaatattatgcTATCATGGTGGTATTATTGTTAATATCGACAATGATATCACTTATAATGGAGGAAGCCATGAATTCCTAATTGCTACATTAAACATGTCTCTTAATGAGTTATCCATAGTGTTTTATGATTGACTTGGCTAGAATATGTTGAAATAGAAGTTGAAATTACTTGGAGAATGTTACAAATCGAGGTCAGTCAAAGTCAAGATTGTTATGTCGGTGTACCCATTTGTAGTGATATGAGTATGAATTCAATGTTTAGGTTTACGATGATTAATAAGAATATTATGTTGGAGCTCTACTAGAATAGTAAGCCTAGCTAGAAAACTCTTATAGTATGGAGTTAAACGAGTTCCAAGTAACTTATAGAGAATCACACGAGCATCACGAGCTGCGGGTCCATCTATGTTAAGTGGTAATGCAAGTAGATAAATATTGGTGCAGGAAATTTTTAATAGAGAACCTTAGTTGGGTATGACACCTGCTTCATATTGCTATGGACAACTCGAACCAAGTGACGACAAAGATGATTGTCACATTGATAAAGTTGCGGTTGAGGAGGAAGTGGGTATGTTGATTTAGTTCAGCCTGTTAATTAATGCATGACTCTTTTTGATCTTGAATTTTAGATTGTGAGTGTGAATGACCAATACAGATGCAATGATTGGGCCAATAGTCATAAGCATCCAAGCTTATTTGTTAATGAATTAGAGGTTGGAAAATAATTCAGAGAcaagtctaaatgtattaataCCATAAAGTTATGTTATATAAAGAATTGATCATGGTGCAAGGTccatcatttaaataaaacttatgTTCAGTTACAATGTGTTCATGAACCAATTTATAGATGGTATTTGCGTGAGGGATATCACCAAAGAtctaatttataagaaatttcaaaattaaaagggcCACACACATGTCAAAAATCTCTTGTTTTTCAACGCCATCATTCAATTTGTCGTAGATCTAATTATTGAGGTGATGTTATCAattataaagaagaatttaagtACAGGTGTTGCAACGATTTAAGGTATTGTGGAGAGGGATTATGAGCATGAAGTCTTCTATTTGAAGGTCTAGCTAAATATAAGATATTGGAGTGGTTTTTTAGTACACATGAAGAGTTATTTCAAAACCTACCTAGAATGCTACTGACTATTTGAGATTCAAATCTAGAAACAATTGTCACTTAGCATTATAAAAGGATTGATGACAACAAAGCAACATTTAGAAGGACATTTTGGgtattttatactttaattgATGGGTTTAAATATTATCATCCTTTAAATAGTATTGATAATACTCACTTTTATGGTAAGTACAAGAAAAGGTTGTTGATTGCAATTACTTATGATGTTGATAATGAAGTTTATCAGAcgtgttttgttattttcaaagaaGAGATGAATAGTAATTAAAGttggtttttagattttcttttgtcTATATATGATTGGTGGTCGTATCAAGTTGTGTATTATATCGGATAGACATATGGCGGTTAAGAATTCTATGGCATAGATGTTTTTCGAGCATGTTGGATATCACCAATATTGTTCATGACACTTTGTGAGTAACTTCAAAACTAAGTTAAAAAATGttactttgaaaaatatgttaCATAAGATGTGTACAAATCCTTCTAAATAggagtttgatattttatatgagAATTTAGTGGAGATTGATGATGTGATCAAAGCATGGCTAAAAGTttaacttaagaaaaataagcacTATCATATGATTCAAGTGGTCATCCTTATGGCAATATAATCATGAATTTATCATAGGTTtttcataatgttttaaaaactatatgtgAGTTACTTGTATTGACTATAatgtagataattttttttaggtgtaataaatattttatgaaacgCAAAGAAAAGGTTGAAAAATTTTATAGTCGTGATGTATTATGGTCTTCAAAGGTCTTAGCTGAAATACTTGCTGATGTGACAACTTCTAAATCACACTTGATATCTCTATTTAATCTTAGATGTGTGATATTTCAGTATGAGACACCTCTAACAGCTAGTGTTGCAAGAGAACTGCGGGGAACATTTAACATCAATGAAGCAATTTATACTTATGGCAAATGGAAATTGTCTCATAGAACATGTTCACACGTAATTGCATATTGCCTAATACATATAGTCCTTGTTTTCAACCCTTGTTTGATACGTCGTTGTGGCCTCCATATAATGGTCCAGATGTATATAGATGTCCAACTAAATGATGAACAGATAAGGGTAAGAGGAAATCCACTAGTCTACATAATAAGATGGATCCTTAAAGGGGGCACTCATTGAATAAATGTGACATATGCGATCAAAGTGGTCATAATAGAAAAACTTATAAAACTAGACAAtatatgttatgttttttgtatttgttttaaattatgtaaactttgattattgtttttaattcaattatatggatatttaattatattgaaaagtctaataatttattatacagAACCTCGACGAATACATATTTCGGACTAGATAAGgttttattacttttaaaagtGCCAATAGGCAAGACCACCTGGTTGTTGAGGCAGGTTCTAATGATAGATAAGTTTTATATATGTAAGGTCAACATTGTTCTAATGATATTTAAAGTGGATAGGTCTGATCTCTAGattaataacatttttaattaagcattgtaaattgttaaaatttaacaattttaattgtttaaataacaaaattacttGATTTTTAGGGCGATGATCTTGTAACACCTTGATAGAATACCATGATGAAATTGCATGAGAGTGTCTTTCTAATACGATTCgggcaatgaaaaaacaattaaattcagATTCTAATGTAAAATGCATAATTGTCTAGCTTCAcgacaacaatcataattccCAATTCGACTGTTAGATCgggctgaaattttacgtggagtctccAGACAAgttttcctaccttgggttaaaatttcatatcaaGATGTATGTTATTTACTTCTCTTTGagttgtggacttcctatttggctaggattctttttctaaaaggacatgacagcttattttgggaatctcctacttctataaaaatctttaatgggttgcaatataattttcaagtgtggcaaggattcataaatgtttcaaaatccttttcttacaaggattctttATTCACCCTAGCTACAACAAGGAAAaaagacttcaaaattaattctactttcagatcagattttctagtctatttgggactttttaatggtgacaaatctgattctaacatatttagaataataatttttggatttttattatttttttcttagtctttgggttattattacttattagGATGAATTATAAGTGGGCCTTATATAAGTCCATCTAAGGGAGGTCTATtggggtttatttaagtctagagttagtataaatatagGCATAActagacatgtaagttagataattcagattaataaaacttcttatttgccgcactttgtgtgtgtgtgtgtgtgtgtgttggtgagatactctcccttccttggttctataaagaactgaaaaatgacttatcaaaAAACAACTAACTTCATGgctcatccttatacttctcgttcacgaatcaatattcgttgggtgggggttttcattttcaatagTGTTAGtgtctaggtacaagttatttttgtgtcacactcctgtaaaacctgatttacttggcttttcagAAATTGTTGTCTTTGCGTGTGAGTTATGTAACcgcgtgatcacgaggttcgcatcacctTCCATTTTTTATTGGCACTAGTTTTTATGAGATTAGTTAGTTGCATGACATACATCTTGATCGCGCATTAATTGCAGCTTTGGTTGAGCGATGGAGGGATGAAACACACACCTTTCATCTACGTGTTGGTGAGATGACACCCACACTCTAGGATGTCACCATGTTGATCGGTCTTCTGATAGATGGAACCTCTATAATAGGACGTGAAAGGTTGATTGATAGAGATGCTTTATGTGATCGTCTATTAGGATGGATGCCTCCAACCAATATTTATAAGGGCGATGACATCAAATTGATATGGATGGACATAAGTTTTAAGACCCCCCAACAGATGCGATAGATGACCAAAATATTATGTGTACTCagacatatatattatatatgtttggaggttatatttttataagtattaCTGGCAATGCAACACCGTTGTTCTTTCTAACATTGCTTGAGGATTTCGAAGTCATTCCTAATTACAACTATAGGGGTCATGCTTGCATATCTTTACTAgcaattatataaatcatatctaaaAAGAGAAGACAAATTGTCAGGTGTTTACTATTTCTTCaggtataattattttaaattctttaattgTTAGAGTTAATGGCGTTTTAAATACTAACATAAAATTGTCAATGTTGATAAATATAGGTATGATCATGAGAGCATATTCATATCAGATGTCTAGAGAGTTGGAGGAATAATATATTTGACATTGTCACCTAGAAGCCACTATCCATTTGTTCcaagtaataataaataaaattgattttaatcaatatgttatttatataaattgaatgaaaaaaatatagtaactTTTTGGTTTGTCATGTTAGATGGTGTGAGGCTAACATTTCATGGTAAATCCCACTCATATCTATGAGTTAACACAGGTCTTGCTACATTGCTTTAACATTTTAACATTGTTGAGATGCATTGTCCAAATTGTGTAATGCGATAGTTTAGACTATCTCAACATATACTAGATTATATTGATATCGGTGATAAGTGTCACAATATTAGTCATCAGGGTAAGTACAAGGGGAATTGGTCGATGATTCATGCATCTTATATGGATCTTAGAGATGATAAAAGAGGTCATGTTTTTAGGAGCGTTATCCGACGATTGATGTAGATACCTATATGAGATTATATATGTCCATTACATGTCATTTCATTACATCTATCTGGTCACATTTCTCAGGGTGTCCATGTAATCCGATGCATTATGCGTCATGATATTCAAGACAGATTTGATTGCTATGCAATATTGTTTTAcatacaatatttattaaactagATTAATGTTATTATGGATGATAACTACTAATTGGTTTTTAATGTATGTATACAAATTCATTACTTGGTACGAGAGGTTTGGAAAGCAGTAAAGACTATTCATAAAGGTGTCGATGAGATGGAACATATTGTGGTTAACATTACACTTAATTTATGTTGTGTTGGACTTTAAGAGGTTGGTGAGTCTGAGCATTTTGAAGTGGCATTAGAGAAGATGAGATTACTTATCGTGAGAGTGTTGGGAATGCTGGTCTATTCAAAAGTATCCTAAGCCTGTTCGTGAGCATCCTAGGCATGTTATCGAACATCTCAGGCCCATTTATGAGCATCTCAGGTCCATCCATGAGCTCGGATGATATTGGTCCTCCTCACACCTACATAGATATTGCAGACCCATCCTCGAGTTGGGATGATGCTCCAAACTTGTCCACAAGTGTTTTAGGCCTTTCTACAAGTTGAGACGATTATTAGATATAATTACATGTTATTATATGTTATGAGAATTATGAATAAATgtataattagtttaattttaataaaatgttatgttatgttatgttatgttaATCGTGAGTTTAATTTTGTTACTTATGATTGAAGATGTTATGTGTTGTTTATGTGAATTATGTTTTGATGCTGGAAAACTAGTTAATTGAATTGTGTGAATTGTGGTTTTTTTAGGGATAGGGTTATTTGTAGAAGAACTGCCATAGGATGAGTCTCTTATTTGAGTCATAGATAACATTTGCAACTCAAGTGTCGCAATTGGCATTTGTAACTCTTAATTTGTAGATGAAGAATGCGATTATTTAGTCACATATGATATCTGCGACTCTCGTATCACACATGTTATAGACGACTCAATCAAGTGTGCTAgatctctaaatattttttcacatgaaaacccatattaacaaaagctaaaacTCTTAGAAAAACATTGTTTAGTCAAACCTAATTTCATTGTTCATTGAAAAAGTTTAATGACAATATTAACCTTCCCATCAAAAGGCTCATTAAGTTCTTTTTATAACTCATTAATCATTACAAAATTGATTAGGGATAAATAAGTCTTTTTATATGTTAAGAGTACAATGAAACAactaaaatactattaaaacaaaaaactagaaACTTGAAATCCAAGgactttttagtattttcacatTGGTTTTCGTGTTATTATTAGGTTAATTGAAGGGGAATTCagtatttgaataaatataaaatataactaaaaaatatagttggCGAGTAGTAGGCATCCGAGCCCATTAGGCAACGTGTGCAGCACCTCCCAGCAGCTAAACAACAAC
This genomic interval from Populus nigra chromosome 11, ddPopNigr1.1, whole genome shotgun sequence contains the following:
- the LOC133668515 gene encoding early nodulin-93-like, with product MGIPSELRHYWAQKTLTNQNLNHNGYDINNCNGRSLLIASPAEEQKILQARLCTQEGVRAGVKAAVITCVATAVPTLTAVRVIPWAKANLNYTAQALIISAASIAAYFITVDKTILECARRNAHYNKRD